In the genome of Quercus robur chromosome 3, dhQueRobu3.1, whole genome shotgun sequence, one region contains:
- the LOC126718353 gene encoding serine/threonine-protein kinase AFC1-like isoform X2: MVAIKVVRSIKKYREAAMIEIDVLQLLGKYDRTGSRCVQIRNWFDYRNHICIVFEMLGPSLYDFLRKNNYRPFPVDLVRELGRQLLECVAFMHDMRLIHTDLKPENILFVSPEYVKVPDYKVTSRSPKEGTYYKRLPKSSAIKVIDFGSTAYEHQDHNYIVSTRHYRAPEVILGLGWSYPCDIWSIGCILVELCSGEALFQTHENLEHLAMMERVLGPLPQHMLKRADRHAEKYVRRGRLDWPEGAASRESIKAVIKLPRLQNLVMQHVDHSAGDLIDLLQGLLRYDPSKRLTAREALKHPFFTRDQYRRFL; the protein is encoded by the exons ATGGTTGCCATAAAAGTTGTGAGAAGTATTAAGAAGTACCGTGAAGCAGCAATGATAGAAATTGATGTGCTCCAGTTGCTTGGAAAGTATGACAGAACTGGAAGTCG TTGTGTACAAATACGGAATTGGTTTGACTATCGAAACCATATATGTATT GTCTTTGAGATGCTTGGACCAAGCTTATACGATTTTCTCCGGAAAAATAATTATCGCCCATTTCCTGTTGATCTTGTCCGCGAGCTTGGCAGGCAACTGTTGGAATGTGTGGCAT TCATGCATGATATGCGCCTTATTCACACCGACTTGAAGCCTGAGAACATACTTTTTGTTTCTCCAGAGTATGTAAAAGTACCTGACTACAAG GTTACATCCCGGTCACCAAAAGAGGGAACCTATTATAAGCGGTTGCCAAAGTCTAGCGCAATTAAGGTTATTGATTTTGGCAGCACAGCTTATGAGCATCAAGACCACAACTATATTGTCTCTACTAGACACTACCGTGCCCCTGAGGTTATTCTTG GACTTGGATGGAGTTATCCATGTGACATATGGAGTATTGGTTGTATCTTGGTAGAACTGTGCTCT GGAGAAGCTTTATTTCAGACACATGAGAACTTAGAGCACTTAGCCATGATGGAAAGGGTTCTAGGCCCATTACCTCAGCACATGTTGAAAAGAGCTGA CCGCCATGCAGAGAAGTATGTCAGAAGGGGTAGATTGGACTGGCCAGAAGGTGCAGCCTCTCGGGAAAGTATTAAAGCTGTTATCAAGTTACCCCGTCTTCAG AATCTAGTAATGCAGCATGTAGATCACTCAGCAGGGGATCTTATTGACCTATTGCAAGGTCTACTTAGATATGACCCCTCCAAGAGACTAACAGCTCGTGAAGCCCTCAAGCACCCATTCTTTACCAGGGATCAATACAGGAGATTTCTGTGA
- the LOC126718354 gene encoding NDR1/HIN1-like protein 6, protein MLHQERDSDPDQQPETNPYFRPLSLDQRSQRPPSQDQRSQRPPSHDQRSQPPFSQGQPPNQWPQPPSKKGKKSKQGGQEQRQPSRPRQQDQQSPGSADHFPLNAALPSSQSKPNQQRLNSQDPSSPPPVPSTLPSGQRTQNEQPPPHGSSSPPNWRQHPQRQGQYQSGLTILPREHHHRHKPLMWFLAVFCAILWVVIIVGGLIVLIVYLVYRPRLPRFDISAATLNAAYLDMGYLLNADVTMLANFSNPNRKVNVDFSYMYIDLYYGSTLIATQYVPPFYATRAQSKFAYIHMVTSQVGIPLVAARRLKKQIEADGVQFQVKGYFRARSTLGRLLKYSYLLHTHCYILMSGPPTGALIRSECKTKH, encoded by the coding sequence ATGCTGCATCAGGAACGTGATAGCGACCCTGATCAGCAACCTGAAACCAACCCTTATTTTCGCCCACTGTCACTAGACCAACGTTCCCAGCGCCCACCATCGCAAGACCAACGTTCCCAGCGCCCACCGTCACATGACCAACGTTCCCAGCCACCCTTTTCACAGGGACAGCCACCCAATCAATGGCCACAACCACCTtccaaaaagggaaaaaaatccaaGCAGGGTGGTCAAGAGCAACGCCAGCCATCGCGTCCACGGCAACAAGATCAACAGTCCCCTGGGTCTGCAGACCATTTTCCCCTGAATGCTGCTCTGCCATCTAGCCAATCGAAGCCAAATCAGCAACGTCTCAACTCACAAGACCCCTCTTCACCGCCACCTGTCCCATCTACCCTGCCTTCTGGCCAAAGGACGCAAAATGAGCAGCCCCCGCCACATGGGTCTTCATCGCCACCTAACTGGAGGCAACATCCGCAGCGGCAGGGTCAATACCAATCAGGCCTGACGATATTGCCACGAGAGCATCATCATCGACACAAACCTTTAATGTGGTTTCTTGCAGTGTTCTGTGCAATTCTTTGGGTTGTCATAATCGTAGGAGGCCTAATTGTCCTCATAGTCTATCTTGTTTATCGGCCACGGCTCCCCCGGTTTGATATATCTGCTGCCACCTTGAATGCAGCCTATCTTGACATGGGCTATCTGCTCAATGCTGATGTTACTATGCTCGCAAACTTCTCAAATCCAAACAGGAAAGTGAACGTTGATTTCAGTTACATGTACATTGATCTATACTATGGAAGTACCCTTATTGCTACTCAATATGTTCCACCATTCTACGCCACACGGGCCCAATCCAAGTTTGCTTATATTCATATGGTGACTAGTCAGGTTGGGATTCCACTGGTAGCGGCTCGAAGGCTTAAGAAGCAGATAGAAGCTGATGGGGTCCAGTTTCAAGTGAAAGGTTATTTCAGGGCACGATCTACTTTGGGGAGGCTCCTAAAATACTCGTATTTGTTGCATACTCATTGCTATATTCTCATGTCTGGACCTCCTACCGGGGCTTTGATTAGGAGCGAATGCAAAACGAAACACTGA
- the LOC126718351 gene encoding pentatricopeptide repeat-containing protein At1g13040, mitochondrial, translating into MYRSLGAHRLIYRARISRLVKTGLIDQAVQVFDEMTQSNCRIFSIDYNRFLGVLVRESRFDLAEHYYYKMTHQGFSLIPFTYSRFISGLCEVKNFSLIDKLLEDMDRLGCIPDIWAFNIYLNLLCNENRLELALLLFYRMVEKGREPDVVTYTILIDGLCKARRFDAAVDMWREMIDKGLSPDNKACTALVIGLCDGGKVDLAYELTMGVMKGRVEFNILMFNALISGFCRAGRIDKAQAIRSFMRRNGCEPDLITYNVLLNYCCEGLMLEEAEKLMKKMERSGMEPDVYSYNQLLKGLCKANLPDKAYLLMVNKMEALGLCDAVSYNTIIRAFCKASRIRRAYKLFEEMQRKGIAPDLVTFTILIEAFLREGDSVVAKKLLDQMAGMGLLPDRIFYTTIVDHLCKTGKIVMAHSVFCDMVEKGIAPDVVSYNALINGLCKASRVSEAMLLFEEMQTSGSYPDEVTFKLIIGGLIREKKLSLACRVWDQMMEKGFTLDSAVCETLINAIHSRDAT; encoded by the coding sequence ATGTATCGCAGTCTTGGCGCACACCGCCTCATATACCGAGCTCGAATCTCACGCCTAGTAAAAACTGGTCTCATCGACCAAGCAGTCCAAGTGTTCGACGAAATGACTCAATCAAATTGCCGCATTTTCAGCATCGACTACAACCGCTTCCTCGGCGTACTGGTCCGTGAATCTCGTTTCGACTTAGCTGAGCACTACTACTACAAAATGACCCACCAGGGTTTTTCTCTAATCCCATTTACGTACTCAAGGTTCATCTCTGGTTTGTGTGAAGTCAAGAACTTTAGCCTCATTGATAAGCTTCTAGAAGACATGGATAGGCTTGGTTGTATTCCTGATATATgggcttttaatatatatttgaacCTTTTGTGTAATGAGAATAGATTAGAATTGGCTTTGCTATTGTTTTATAGAATGGTTGAGAAAGGTAGAGAGCCTGATGTTGTAACATACACTATACTAATTGATGGGTTGTGTAAAGCTAGGCGGTTTGATGCCGCGGTTGATATGTGGCGTGAAATGATTGATAAAGGGCTTAGTCCCGATAATAAGGCGTGTACAGCGCTTGTTATAGGGTTGTGTGATGGTGGGAAGGTTGATTTGGCTTATGAGCTTACAATGGGTGTGATGAAGGGTAGAGTTGAGTTTAATATTTTGATGTTCAATGCATTGATTAGTGGGTTTTGTAGAGCAGGTAGGATTGATAAGGCGCAGGCAATTAGGTCGTTTATGAGGAGGAATGGGTGTGAGCCGGATTTGATTACGTACAATGTGTTATTGAATTATTGTTGTGAAGGACTTATGTTGGAGGAGGCCGAGaagttgatgaagaagatggagaggAGTGGGATGGAACCGGATGTTTATAGTTATAACCAACTTTTAAAAGGGCTTTGTAAAGCAAACCTGCCGGATAAGGCTTATTTGTTGATGGTGAATAAGATGGAGGCACTGGGGTTGTGTGATGCTGTTTCGTATAATACTATTATAAGAGCCTTTTGCAAGGCATCCCGTATTAGAAGGGCTTACAAGCTCTTTGAGGAAATGCAGCGGAAGGGGATTGCACCAGATTTGGTGACGTTTACAATTCTTATAGAAGCTTTTCTTAGAGAAGGTGATTCTGTTGTAGCAAAGAAACTTCTTGATCAGATGGCTGGCATGGGTTTGTTACCTGATCGTATATTTTATACTACAATTGTTGATCATCTATGTAAGACTGGGAAAATTGTGATGGCTCATAGTGTTTTTTGTGATATGGTGGAGAAGGGAATTGCACCTGATGTGGTTTCATACAATGCCCTCATAAATGGGCTTTGCAAGGCTTCTAGAGTGAGTGAAGCCATGCTTCTTTTTGAGGAAATGCAGACAAGTGGGTCCTATCCTGATGAAGTAACTTTCAAGTTGATCATTGGAGGGCTTATACGAGAAAAGAAACTTTCATTGGCTTGTAGGGTATGGGATCAGATGATGGAGAAGGGCTTTACTCTTGACAGTGCTGTTTGTGAAACACTAATAAATGCCATCCATTCAAGAGATGCCACATGA